The following proteins come from a genomic window of Leucoraja erinacea ecotype New England chromosome 1, Leri_hhj_1, whole genome shotgun sequence:
- the adgra3 gene encoding adhesion G protein-coupled receptor A3, with translation MKPRTADVELSGVVLLLVVGACVSVPSGCKHLDERPKNAWKLSSAAVPPATPVPGAADKKVVCTNLELTEIFPLDTLPNKTVTLILSNNKLTELKNNSFAGQRYLERLDMRNNLISNVELGAFWGLSALKRLDLSSNKISCLNGEMFRGLSNLIRLNISGNLFSTLSEGIFKDLQMLKYVEFQTDYLLCDCNLLWVIQWIKTKNVTVRETKCAFPKSLQRQLVMSVKKELLTCDAPLELPSFQLSPSHRQVVFEGDSLPFQCIASYIDQDMQVLWYQDGKMVETNESQGIYVEKNMVHNCSFIVSTLTISNIQMDSSGNWECQVQTKRGNNTKQVNVVVLESSAKYCPPEMVMNNKGDFRWPRTLAGITAYLLCTRYSASTGIYPGGSQDEKAWRKCDRGGFWSDDNYSRCQYANDVTRVLYMFNQMPLNLTNAVATAQQLLAYTVEAANFSDKMDVIFVAEMIEKFGKFAEKYKELGDVMVDIASNIMLADEHVLWMAQWEAKACTRIVQCLQRIATYRLASGAQVYSTYSPNIAMEASVVKANGFTGLTCTVFQKVTMADRSGLADFGRRDPDGNLDKQFSFKCSPGNISNTLSSFVIKNTIAEASIQLPPSLFSQNPVSTQMDDAVYKLQLIAFRNGKLFPSTGNSTNLADDGKRRTVASPVIYTKIDDTSVYTLSQPITVTLRRIAHGVDAIAAHWDFNLLNGYGGWISDGCQIITSDENVTTMQCYTLNNYAVLMDLTSADFLQQSVALLHPVIYVAATILLTCLVIIIVSYIYYHSVVRISRKTWHMLVNFCFHVFLTCAVFVVGINQTRNISVCQAVGIILHYSTLATILWVGVTARNIFKQLTRKAKKSQDPEEPPLPPRPMLRFYLIGGGIPIIVCGITAAANIKNYGSKVNAPYCWMAWEPSLGAFYGPVGFIIFINCIYFLSIFVQLKQHPERKYELKEAVEEQQRLASADRGETNVNDSTSTSQANCSVVSSSALENEHSFQAQLLGTCLSLFMYIALWVSGALAVSQYYPMDLIFSCIFGATALSLAAFLILHHCIGREDIRQCWMTTCCPGRSTYSIQINVPPTDPGHANGETSKLTNSSTESSCTNKTASSNNKLSQGCKLTNLHAAAVQNQQVNLESNLSTQLDNSLTEHSVDNDLKMHVAPVELPFRSNGQVNRHHKNRTRAHQAHRHSRLTVLREYAYDVPTSVEGSVHNIQPRSRHSNHESRHGIRKSRSAFRDRHQCGNQPDGSDVCYTLPQCNQSTVKNGVGASRDSKQKPIVVEHENSKSYGLNLASQNGLLKGSGQDVPLLGADSTGNVRTGFWRNETTV, from the exons GGATTTATCTAGCAACAAGATAAGCTGTCTAAATGGGGAAATGTTCAGAGGCTTGTCAAATCTTATACGATT GAACATTTCAGGAAACCTCTTTTCTACACTGTCTGAAGGGATAtttaaggacctgcagatgctgaaatatgt AGAATTTCAGACAGACTATCTGTTGTGTGATTGCAACTTACTATGGGTGATACAATGGATAAAGACCAAAAATGTAACTGTCAGGGAAACTAAATGTGCCTTCCCAAAGTCTCTGCAGAGGCAGCTTGTGATGAGTGTTAAGAAAGAACTTCTGACTTGTG ATGCTCCTCTTGAGCTGCCATCCTTTCAGTTGAGTCCTTCCCATCGTCAGGTGGTGTTTGAGGGGGACAGTCTCCCTTTCCAGTGCATTGCTTCTTACATTGATCAGGACATGCAAGTTCTCTGGTATCAGGATGGAAAGATGGTGGAAACTAATGAATCCCAAGGAATTTATGTTGAAAAAAATATGGTTCATAATTGTTCCTTTATTGTAAG TACACTAACTATTTCAAATATCCAAATGGATTCGTCTGGAAACTGGGAATGCCAAGTCCAAACCAAACGTGGAAACAACACAAAACAAGTCAATGTCGTCGTCTTGGAAAGCTCGGCTAAGTACTGCCCTCCAGAAATGGTGATGAACAATAAAGGGGATTTCAG GTGGCCTCGTACACTGGCTGGCATTACTGCCTACCTGCTCTGTACCCGATACTCTGCAAGCACTGGTATTTACCCCGGAGGCTCTCAGGATGAGAAGGCTTGGCGCAAATGTGATCGAGGGGGCTTTTGGTCCGATGACAACTATTCTCGATGTCAGTATGCAAATGATGTTACACGGGTTCTTTACATGTTTAACCAG ATGCCTTTGAACCTTACAAATGCTGTGGCAACAGCACAACAACTCCTGGCTTACACAGTGGAAGCAGCAAACTTTTCAGATAAGATGGATGTCATTTTTGTGGCTGAAATGATTGAAAAGTTTGGCAAGTTTGCAGAGAAATACAAGGAG CTTGGAGATGTCATGGTGGATATTGCGAGTAACATCATGTTAGCAGATGAACATGTCCTCTGGATGGCACAATGGGAAGCTAAAGCCTGCACTCGAATTGTTCAGTGTTTACAACGGATTGCTACTTACAGGCTAGCCAGTGGAGCTCAAGTTTATTCCACA TATTCTCCAAACATTGCAATGGAAGCCTCTGTGGTGAAAGCCAATGGCTTCACTGGGTTGACCTGCACCGTGTTCCAGAAAGTCACCATGGCAGATCGATCAGGACTAGCTGACTTTGGACGAAGAGATCCTGATGGCAACCTAGATAAACAGTTCAGTTTTAAGTGCAGTCCTGGCAATATCAGCAACACACTTTCTAGTTTTGTAATCAAG AATACCATAGCAGAGGCATCTATTCAATTGCCACCATCCTTGTTTTCCCAAAATCCTGTATCAACTCAAATGGACGATGCAGTCTACAAATTACAGCTTATTGCTTTTCGGAATGGCAAACTTTTTCCAAGCACGGGGAATTCTACAAATTTGGCAGATGATGGAAAGAGACGGACTGTGGCCTCTCCAGTCATCTATACTAAGATAG ATGACACCAGTGTATATACTCTCAGTCAACCTATCACTGTGACACTGCGTCGTATTGCACATGGAGTGGATGCTATTGCTGCCCACTGGGACTTCAACCTTCTGAATGGTTATGGAGGATGGATTTCTGATGGCTGCCAGATTATCACATCGGATGAAAATGTCACCACAATGCAATGTTATACTTTGAATAACTATGCAGTGTTGATG GATTTGACCAGTGCTGATTTCCTACAACAATCTGTTGCCCTCTTGCATCCAGTAATATATGTTGCTGCAACTATACTGCTCACTTGCTTGGTCATAATTATCGTAAGCTACATATATTACCACAG TGTGGTCCGGATCAGCAGAAAGACCTGGCACATGTTGGTGAACTTCTGCTTTCACGTTTTCCTTACGTGTGCAGTGTTTGTAGTTGGCATCAATCAGACCAGGAATATTAGTGTTTGCCAAGCG gttGGGATAATTCTACACTATTCTACTCTTGCCACCATCTTGTGGGTTGGTGTCACAGCACGAAATATTTTCAAACAGTTGACGAGGAAAGCAAAAAAATCTCAGGATCCTGAGGAACCTCCTCTTCCACCTCGGCCAATGTTAAG GTTCTATCTAATTGGTGGAGGAATTCCGATCATTGTGTGTGGCATCACAGCTGCAGCTAATATTAAAAACTACGGAAGTAAAGTGAATGCACCATA CTGTTGGATGGCTTGGGAGCCCAGCCTGGGGGCCTTTTATGGACCTGTCGGGTTTATCATCTTCATCAACTGCATTTACTTTCTTAGCATATTCGTGCAGCTTAAGCAACACCCTGAACGGAAATATGAACTGAAGGAAgcagtggaggaacagcagcgtTTGGCAAGTGCAGACCGTGGAGAAACTAATGTTAACGATTCAACATCAACATCACAAGCAAATTGTTCTGTGGTTTCCTCCTCCGCACTGGAGAATGAACATTCATTTCAAGCACAATTGCTGGGTACATGTTTGTCATTGTTTATGTACATTGCCCTGTGGGTATCTGGTGCGTTAGCAGTGTCCCAGTACTACCCTATGGACCTCATATTTAGCTGCATATTTGGGGCCACAGCTTTGAGCCTGGCTGCATTTCTCATACTTCATCATTGCATTGGCAGAGAGGACATACGGCAGTGTTGGATGACTACTTGCTGCCCAGGGAGGAGTACTTATTCCATTCAAATTAATGTCCCACCTACAGATCCTGGTCACGCCAATGGTGAAACTTCAAAACTCACCAACAGCAGTACAGAATCCTCCTGCACAAATAAGACTGCTTCCAGCAATAACAAGCTATCCCAAGGATGTAAGCTAACTAATCTTCACGCTGCTGCAGTACAGAACCAGCAGGTTAATTTGGAAAGTAATTTATCTACACAGCTTGACAACAGCCTTACAGAACATTCAGTGGACAATGATCTGAAAATGCACGTGGCCCCTGTGGAACTACCGTTCCGTTCTAATGGACAAGTGAACAGGCATCATAAAAACCGGACTAGGGCCCACCAAGCTCATCGTCACAGCAGGCTGACTGTGTTAAGAGAATATGCATATGATGTACCTACCAGTGTGGAAGGAAGTGTGCATAATATCCAGCCGAGGAGCAGGCACAGTAACCATGAAAGTCGTCATGGGATTAGGAAATCTCGCTCCGCTTTTAGAGACCGCCATCAATGCGGCAACCAACCCGATGGTAGTGATGTCTGTTACACACTGCCACAATGCAATCAAAGCACAGTAAAGAATGGAGTTGGTGCCAGTAGAGACAGCAAACAAAAACCTATTGTGGTTGAACATGAGAACAGTAAGTCTTATGGGCTTAACTTGGCGAGTCAAAATGGACTGCTGAAAGGCAGCGGTCAGGATGTCCCCTTGCTCGGTGCAGACAGCACTGGAAATGTCAGAACTGGATTTTGGAGAAATGAAACTACTGTGTAG